GAGGACGCCTCCGGGGAATATCTCGTCGGGCAGGTCACCTCGGCGATCAGATAGCCGAACCAGCGCATCTGGGCGAGGAGCTGGCTGTCGAACACGAAGTCGTCGGAGTTAGCGTCGAGCGGCAGCCGAGTGAGCACCTCGCGCGCGAAGGCGCGATAGCCGGTGTGGTACTCCGAGAGCTTCGCGCCGAGCAGGATGTTCTGGACGAGCGTGAGGACGCGGTTGCCGACGTACTTCCAGAGCGGCATGCCGCCCGCCAGGGCGCGGCCGCCGAGGATGCGCGAGCCGAGGACGGCGGGGTAGAGGCCGCTCGCGACGAGCGAAACCATCGCGGGGATCAGCCGCGGCGTGTACTGGTAGTCGGGGTGGACCATGATGACGACGTCGGCGCCCTCCTCGAGC
This portion of the Deltaproteobacteria bacterium genome encodes:
- a CDS encoding glycosyltransferase family 2 protein, which codes for MLNGKKIVVVMPAYNAARTLRQTYDEVMAQGVVDRVIVVDDGSHDATTAIARTLPGARVHTHPVNRGYGANQKTCYRLALEEGADVVIMVHPDYQYTPRLIPAMVSLVASGLYPAVLGSRILGGRALAGGMPLWKYVGNRVLTLVQNILLGAKLSEYHTGYRAFAREVLTRLPLDANSDDFVFDSQLLAQMRWFGYLIAEVTCPTRYSPEASSIGLGGSIRYGIGCVRTAIIYRLAKMRLVTSPLFPYEGAQGKT